In Eulemur rufifrons isolate Redbay chromosome 15, OSU_ERuf_1, whole genome shotgun sequence, the genomic stretch GAGCGTGAGTTGAGAGGTCTGTGCAGGCACGGAGCAGGTTCAGACCAAGTTTCTGCCGGTCCTAGGAGAGGTCCAGACAGGCAATACTCGCTGGGTCTGCAGGCACAAACTGCTAAAGAATAACTCAAAGGTGTCAGCTAATCAATAGCTCACTGTTTACTTTTATACAAGGGAATCAATTGATGGATTTATTTCATCTAAtaaggcagagccaggatttataTTATaagaggagcagagagggaagaaaaataacttcagagATTCTGGAAAAAGTAGGTCTTGTTCTACTTTACAGGGCAAATTGATTGGCTGGCAGATGACAAAGATGTCAGTCTATGTAGGATATCTTTGAGAACACTAAGTCcgaagatgaaagaaaacaatttcagcTGTTTATGGATTCTCCAGAAAGTCTGTGAGTTTAGTTTTGCAGCAGTTTTGTCAGCTGTCTCTTGGTAATGCCTTCTGATCTCTTTCCATCTGTCCTCCCACCTTAGTTAGGACAGGTCTGCACCTTTACTTCATGAGAATTCCTCACTCTCCTGTGCTCTGATCTTTTTGCACCAACCTCTTCAAAGCTCCCTTTACATCTTTGTTTCTCAGAGTGTAAATGAGGGGGTTGAGAGTGGGAGTTACTACAGTATACAAAAGGGTTATGAACTTACCTTGACTTTGGGCATATGAACTATTGGGCTGGATATAGACAGCTGTGATGGTCCCATAGAAGAGGGACACTACCAACAGGTGGGACCCACAAGTTCCAAGGGCTTTACGCCAGGCTTGAGCTGACCTGATCCTCATTACTGCTTGGACAATGCACCCATATGAGACCAAGATGAGTGCCAGGGGGAGGAGAAGCAGTATCAAGGAAGCCATGAAGAGCTGGACCTCATTGGCATGAATGTTCACACAGGCCAACTTGATCATGGCAGGCACTTCGCAGATGAAATGGTAAATGTTGTGGTTCCCACAACGGGGCAGCCGAAGGGTGATAGTGCCCTGAATCAGGGTGTTGCCCACTCCACTCAACCATGCTATTCCCGCAAGAGACTGGCAAAGTCGTGGGTGCATAACTGTGGCATAGTGGAGTGGTTGGCAAACAGCAGCATAACGATCAAATGCCATGACAGCTAGGAGAACACATTCAGTGGATCCCAGAGCCAGAGACACATAGAGTTGGATGGCACAGCCGATAGGAGTAATTGTCTTGGCTGGACCACGCAGGTTCCACAGCAGCTGGGGAACAATGCTGGTGGTAAAGCAGAGGTCAACAAAGGAGAGATTGGTAAGAAAGTAATAC encodes the following:
- the LOC138395607 gene encoding olfactory receptor 2G3-like — protein: MKTINESLGGDFVLVGFSDQPQLEKILFVLVLISYLLTLVGNIAIILVSCLDPLLHTPMYYFLTNLSFVDLCFTTSIVPQLLWNLRGPAKTITPIGCAIQLYVSLALGSTECVLLAVMAFDRYAAVCQPLHYATVMHPRLCQSLAGIAWLSGVGNTLIQGTITLRLPRCGNHNIYHFICEVPAMIKLACVNIHANEVQLFMASLILLLLPLALILVSYGCIVQAVMRIRSAQAWRKALGTCGSHLLVVSLFYGTITAVYIQPNSSYAQSQGKFITLLYTVVTPTLNPLIYTLRNKDVKGALKRLVQKDQSTGE